The nucleotide sequence ATTTTTTaacaactaattgaccgatgTCGGTTCAATTATTTACTGACGTCGGTTCAAATATTAGAATTGCGTTTCGTTCGTTTTTTTCCTCTGTGAGCTCAATGAGCAGTTTCTccagagataaatcagatccagcctgaattgtgcgatgtagtagggagttgtagtttccaacaggacaatattcTACATAATTTAGCGCAAACAATGTGGTAAATAACTACAaagaccataatccattgcgcgcCTACTTGTCCGGTTGGTGTGGGCAGAGATCTCTATATAATGACtagatgctcatgtctccaccTTAACAATGGGAGATGTTGTTCCAAAAGAAGGAAAGCAGGCGGCAGCAAGCTCAGTTCCAAAATAAGCCATAGAAAAGCATTGGTCTcattttggacagattttagcgagagtgaaacctctcgcttTGCCACTTCCTCTCTGGtgtgtagagggagagaagagatgaagaAAGCGTgatcgagagggatagagagcagttgcttTGCGCGGTATCCCTACCGGAAAAGAcgtgatctaagtgattgatagttggtattcaacGGTcgtaaaagtatgccttatttactttaaggaactactaaaatagtgattttgtcataCAGCATAGCCAGCAACTCTagatgatgagaggatgacttgtaatgaaataataaagttatcaaatataactaatgtaatatacacaacaacaaacattttattaaggtaaagtaatgtgaataatgGATGGTTAATATATGATAAGCAGTAATAGGCATCAAGGgacttttattcattgttttattctgtgtttttACAGCATTCAATCCACATAATACATAGTGcatttattgtaaaaaaaaatgatatatCTAAACCGAAATCGTAAACCGTGATCATTTTTTGATAATCGAACAGAAACCGAatcgacctcaaaaagcactaatcgctccaCACTAAAATATGACAATGGATTTTTTTTTGTGTTTGGTAGATAGAGTTATAACTCCACTGAAAGTATACAATTTTAATTCTCAAACATGATTGCTGtaccatttggaatatgattacTTGGAGACTGTCTTGTTTGGTTTACACGTCATTATGGTTTCTGTTCGGTTTCCCTATCTGATGTTGTCCCCAGGTCATCACCATTGGCAGACATGTGAAAGGCTACCACTACATCATTGCAAATTTGGTAAGTTTTCACAACTCTGTTTAACCAGCAGTGGAATTGTAATCTCAGGAAGAACAAAGTGATTTGTAAAATAATTTATCAAGCTCAAAGCATCGTGATAAGACATTGAGAACACAGGGTGATTGTCTTCTAATTGAACCCCCTACGTATTACACAATTAGTTAGCTTAATCTATTAAATCATCACTttcctgtttttttgtttttttttgggggggggggggggttgacatTTCGATagcttgggactataaggttctatctgcaaaaaGATGATTCTGAGATGATTGGCTTTAAAGTTCCAAACCCTCATTGGTGTGATTGTGTCAGAAATGTTTATCTTTTGAACTTAATAACATCAATAATTATTCATggttttattctgtgttattacAGCATTCAATCCATTGAACAGAACAAGGTTATGTCAATATCTCAATTTTAACAAAAATGCAGATGGAACCTTAGTCCCAAGCTCTTGATTTGTATGATGGCAAACATTTCCATTTTATCTCCTTAATTTGATTTCTTTGTTTTAATTTCAGGGTTTTGTGGATGGGGACCTTTCCAAAATCCAATATGGCGGAGCCAACGTGTCAGGTTTCCAGATTGTGGATTTTGATGACCCGTTGGTGTCCAAATTTGACCAGATTTGGGAGGCTCTGGAGGAGAAGGAATACCCTGGTGCCGACAGTAAGATTAGGGTGAGTAGATATAACATTGGGTTCGGTTGAGTGGCACTCAGCTAGCATTCTTCTGTCTTCGGGGAGCTGTGAGGTGTCTGCAGATTAAAAATGTTCCTCCccattctcactcactcactcatactGTGCGCGTGCAAACCCAGGAACACAGCCGCAtgcccacacacagacacacacactaacaagtCGTCAcaacccccctcacacacacaccatctattcctccccctcccctgtgtCCCCATATCCCCCCAAAAAATCACACACCCATCCCCCTCTGTTCTATTGCAGTACACATCTGCGTTGACCTACgactcagtgcaggtgatgacgGAGGCCTTCCGCTACCTGCACAAGCAGCGCATTGACATCGCCAGGAAGGGCAACAACGGCGACTGTCTGGCCAACCCCGCTGTGCCCTGGGCGCAGGGAGTGGAGATCGAGCGCGCACTCAAACAGGTGATAGCATGGGGTTGCCGTGGCAACAGCTGTCTGGCtctaccacacatacacacacacacacacacagactgaagtataaggacacacacatacacactcacacacacaaactcacacaaacacattctcCCCTGAGCTAACAGTGACAATCGTCTGCCCACACACAATAGTCAGCCTCCAGCTTTAGAGCTTAGACAACGCAATTTGATTCCAAATCTGTGTGGAGAAACTGAATTGGTTTTGTCTATGACAGAGGTATTTAATTGTGGTGTCTTGCATTTCTGACGATGTGCTTTTGTGTCCTTTTAGGTTCGTGTGGATGGCCTCACAGGGAACATTCAGTTCGATCAACATGGCAAACGAGTCAACTACTCAGTTAATATCATGGAGCTGAAAAATAATGGTCCTGTGAAGGTATGCTAGTGTTTCTGAATATGTCTAGAACATGTCAGAATCTTAATAGATCAAGGTTGTATAATATATGACAGTCTTTAATGTGTTTGTCTGTGATGGAACAAGACAACAGCACATCAGAACTGAACCAATAGAGCAAAGATCTAAAGACATGACATTGGATGGAATTGGCCTACAGAAATCAACCATTTTTTGCAGAGAGCAGAAATGACAGAGAATTTATAACTGTGTAGTTGCTTCAGTCCTTTCCCATCATGTGAAACAACAACACTGTCTCATGACATTTATGGCATTGTTCATTCACTATTCATTATTTCCTCCACAGATTGGATATTGGAACGAAGTTGACAAAATGGCTGTCACAAAATCAGACGTGTTCCCGAATGACACAACAGGGATGGAAAACAAAACTGTCATTGTGACCACAATATTGGTAATGACTTATCATAGACTCTATTCATACTAACTGACTCATGAACACACACCAATTGGATATAATTTCCTTTGATTAGTTTCTCACTTAGCAATTTTTACTAGTCCATAGAATCATGTATTTACGACATTACAGTGTCcatataaaatcaaataaaattggatttgtcaCATGCATCGTATACAACAGTAGAtgttaccgtgaaatgcttacttacaagccttaaccaacaatgcagtttaagaaaTAGAGAAAATGGACTAAAtatactaaagtaaaaaaaaaaaaaaaaaagtaaaaaaaaaaaattacaataacaaggctatatacaggggttaccggtactgAATCAATatgtgcgggggtacagtttagtcgaggtaatttgtacatgtaggtaacgcacccccccccttcccctcttctACAGTGCAGCTACTCTCTGTTGTAATCGTCTATGGATAGTCACTTTAACaactctacttacatgtacaGAGTACTTCAACTAACAGGTGCCCTCGCACATgggctctgtaccggtacaccttgtatatagtctcgctattgttatttaactgctgctctttaatgacttgttacttttatttcttaatcttatccatattttttccaactgcattgttggttaggggcttgtaagtatgtgtttcactgtaaggtctacacctgttgtattcagcacatctgagtaataacatttgatttgatttcagtcgtgcttggccacacagtcgtgggtgaacagagagtacaggagtggactaagCACACTGAGGcagtcctaatatggacaccgtacaACATACACAAACCAACCCATAGTTGTCTAGGGGCTCTATTCACTCAGATTTGCAAAAGTTCAGCTTTACAgcatgattgaaatttaaaggcaaccTTCCTGCTTTATCAGAGACTTCATTCACAGTAAATGCTGcttatgtcggctcaatcggaaattacttTAACATCTCTATCACGGAATCTGTAATGCTTCAGCTTTCCATATTGAATAGAGCTCTAAGTCTGTTACAACATTAAGTTTGTGAAACTATTCATTCCTCTGTCATTGTACAAAGCTCACATGTATACCATGATGTAAAGCCTAAAGGCAACCCTACTGGACTGAACAGTGCTTATAATTTTCTCCCTCAGGAAGCCCCATATGTAATGCTTAAGAAGAACGCTGACCTTTTTCTAGACAATGAAAGATACGAGGGCTACTGTGTAGATTTGGCCGCTGAGATAGCCAAGCACTGCGGCTTCAAATACCAGCTGAAAATTGTGGGGGATGGAAAATATGGAGCTCGAGACGCTGAGACCAAGATCTGGAATGGAATGGTGGGAGAGCTTGTCTATGGGGTAAGAAAATAGATACATGGATCTTCTAATACTGATCACATCCAATGACCTGCTGTATACAAACTATTGAAACATTCCCAGTAGTTCCCTTTAAACACAACTAAACCTTAtcctgttttgctagcacaataagctccttcctcctctcttaccCAGAAAGCTGATATAGCCGTGGCACCGTTGACCATTACCCTCGTCCGAGAAGAAGTCATTGACTTCTCCAAGCCCTTCATGTCCTTGGGGATCTCCATCATGATCAAGAAGCCCCAGAAGTCTAAACCTGGAGTCTTCTCTTTCCTGGACCCTCTGGCCTACGAGATCTGGATGTGCATCGTGTTTGCCTACATCGGTGTGAGCGTGGTGCTCTTCCTGGTCAGCCGATTCAGCCCATACGAGTGGCACACAGAGGAGTACGAGGATGGCCAGATCCAGACTAATGAATCGACCAACGAGTTTGGGATATTCAACAGTCTCTGGTTCTCCCTCGGCGCCTTCATGAGACAGGGCTGTGACATCTCGCCAAGGTGGGTCTCAAACTGCCTCCTGATTGTACGTTGTTAGGCTGGCTCACTGTGATTTACTAGtattatttgatttgatcttcTGGCTCAGTTTTAACAACCTGGCAAATCATACTACAATGGCCAtctaatcatctctctctcctcctctcccctttaaCTATTCCCCTGGTTGTTGTATAAAAAAATGGCAATGTAATCTCAATCATTTTACCCTGTAAAATAACGAGATAAAAATATACATTAACGATATCCCTACAAACTTAATCTCAGGAAATTACACTTTGATTCACTTCCCGTGGAAGCCTTGAAGTCCTTGTGCGCTTGTGGGCTCAACATACAGCATGATACTTAAACAGACTGAAATACCATAGGCCCAGTCATATTACTGATTGGCGTATAGCGATTTAATGAGGTGTGAGTGCAGCAGATTATGTTAAGCAGGCTCCCACTTTGCACCAGAGAGGGGACAGTCAGTCACATGAATTCTGGGAGATTTGTCATCAACCCTCCTCCTACATATCCACTCCCCCAGTCGTGTTGAGTCAGGAAAGATAAGCTGTGGCGTCAATGTGTTGCTGTTCCCCACCGCATCCCTTTGTGTATGAATGATACTTGCTGATGTATACTGGGAAAGCTAACTTTGTATATTTGCTCCAGGGTGCTCAGTTTCAATAAGTTTATGGTCATACCATTTATTTATATGCCCTCAACAGATATGAGTTTAGTGTGTGTATCCTCCATCTTGAATTGGCATGTATGGATGTTTGGTTTTGGAAAGAGGGATTTGATTGATCTTTAACCTTTTGCATGTTGTAGTGACCTCTCACCTTTAGAAAGTGTGTACTCAATATACTGACACCATGTACATATTGTAATGGTTTGCAAATGTTTTTGAACAGTTATCTAGTAAAAATGTTGGGCATCTTTTGTAGACCACCAAGCCAACACAGCCTTAAGCCAAGACCCATCAAAATTGTGGCCCACCAGTTGGTTTGACAATCCATTTTGGAAACAGGATCTAaccatttatatttgtgttcttCACTAGATCCCTCTCTGGGCGTATTGTGGGAGGGGTGTGGTGGTTCTTCACCTTGATCATCATCTCCTCCTACACGGCCAACCTGGCTGCCTTCCTCACTGTTGAGAGGATGGTGTCGCCCATTGAGAGTGCTGAGGATCTGGCGAAGCAGACCGAGATTTCCTATGGAACACTGGACTCCGGCAGTACCAAGGAGTTTTTTAGGGTAAGAGAAAGACAGAAATTACCAAATATTTCCTTAGGAATCCCATGGTAATATGTTAATACGGTAATGAACATGAATAACTTAGATATTATGGAACATATTTGTTTCTTCTTAAATGATAACTGTGTATctgtcctctctccaccctccagcGCTCCAAAATTGCCCTATTCGATAAGATGTGGACTTACATGCGGAGCGCAGAGCCCTCTGTGTTCGTGAAAACCACAGCAGAGGGGGTGCTGCGGGTGCGCAAGTCCAAGGGCAAATACGCCTATCTGCTGGAGTCCACCATGAACGAGTACATCGAGCAGAGGAAGCCCTGCGACACCATGAAGGTCGGCGGCAACCTGGACTCCAAAGGCTATGGGATCGCCACGCCCAAAGGATCCTCATTAAGGTGGGTGGAATAGTATAACAATGTTGTTCCTAATGTTGTTATAGTATCCCACCTACCCTGATGTAGCTTTGCTTATGTGTTCTGGTTTGTATAAGGAGATGAGGTAAAACCCCTTAAAATATAAAAAAGCCTTGCAATTTATTGTAAGTCGATAAATTGCAAACAAATTTAGAATATTTTAGAAAAAATTTGAATTATTTTTTTAATGCATTGTCCATTTATACATGGTTTCTCTATTTAGAATGAATTCTATTTATGACCAATTTGAATGATTAATAATGATATTGATAATGCCACATCCCTATTATCCAGCCTTACACAGGTCTGTCTAGAATCTCTCCCTGTCCAGTTTGTCTTTGCTTAATGTCTTTTTAATGTTTAGAATGCCTAAAGTTTGCCTAATATTTTTCCTCTCGTTATACCCTTTTACTCTCAATTGGTTAACatgaattgattgattgatttttgtTTGACTGATTGATTGGTTGACTGTTTAGAACTGTTTACTAGTTAGTCAATGTATATATGTATAATTGATCCTGACATGTTTATCAAACCCTTGCAGTACACACCTTTTGGTTAATAAGTATTAAATTAAAATTTCCTTTGTGAAAGAATTTGGTCGTTTGAACAAAATTTAGCGTACATGTACCATGTGGCACTGCTTGGGTTTCCATATTACTGCCATATGTTAAGATGTATTGATTTGAGATATAGGAACTAGTCAAGATATTCTATATGCCAACTCTCAATTTTAAGAAAATTCAATGACAGAAATTGGAACatatttaatttacattttttatgaTAGAAAATGGCCTTTAAattggaaaattggaaaacaatCCACCCCCTGCACAGCATTTATTCTCAGGACAGACTCTAGATGGGGGAGTTAGGGCTAGAGGCAATATAGACAAAATGTTGCATGTATATTCTTTTATACTTTTCTAAATATTTGTAAGCTCGAACCATCATTTTTTTTACCGCTATTTCTGTGTCTCTTTTAGTGGTGTCACTTGCAAGCCACTGTTATATGTATGTTGTGGATGTGAGTACATCGCTGTCGTCACTAGAGCTCCCCATTTTTTTAgcactctgtcctctctgttgtgtTACTGCTAAGCTCTGCCACCTTCGCCAAACGTTGAAGCTTATTTTACTATTATTTTGCCCCTGATTTTTCTCTCTCAATCTAGCTCTTGTGTGATATAACTGCCAAATCATCAGGGGAGGGGGAAAACAAGTCTTCCATTTTTTTACTGTTAAAGAAAATGGGTCTGAAAAAGACGATGAGAAAGTTAAAGTTATAGACAGATCAATTGATAAGTGGCTCACCCTGTCTTACAAGTATGTTTTATCGTTTCAAGAAATGCGGTTAACCTCGCAGTACTAAAACTGAATGAGCAAGGCCTGTTGGAcaaattgaaaaacaaatggtggTACGACAAAGGAGAGTGCGGCAGCGGGGGAGGTGATTCCAAGGTCAGCCCCAGTCAGCAAAGTCATGGGTAACAAACTGCAACCTCCAAAGTAAGCAGCAGACCTGTGCAGGAGCGCTGACCACCGGCCAGCCAGCAACACACGCGCTAAACCGGCTAATCACTGCTAATAGCCAGTGACAGTCCCACCCACTAGCTAAAACGCTAACATGCCTACACATAGTTCAAAGCCCCACCAAAAGGAACATACCATGAGAACTTCAGTAGCCCATAGACTCTCACATTGGCAAACGTGTGTAAACTGCTGCTCTTGCTGCTTACTTCGGGCGATACGTTAATGCACATTTGGCTCTGCAAAACTCGCTTTTGCTTAGGCCAAATGGCGCATCAACGTCCTATCGCCATGGCAAAAAAAAGGTAATCAAAGAGAAAAGTTGAATCAGTGTAATGTAATAATAACATAAAATAACATTGATAATGTTATTTATGTTATTTTCCACGTGAAGAACGCCAGTAAACCTTGCGGTATTGAAACTCAGTGAGCAAGGCGTCTTAGACAAGCTGAAAAACAAATGGTGGTACGATAAAGGTGAATGTGGAGCCAAGGACTCGGGAAGTAAGGTTAGTTGCTGCAGGTTCTATGTGATCAAAGCACACTATTTACTAGCGGGAATTACCCATTTAAAGTAATGATATCATGAAGCAAATGCACAAAAAAGCATGAGATGCCTTGGTAAGATGTTTTTACTAATGCCTGCAGACTTACTAATGATTAATCTCATATATATCTTCTATATTCTACAGTCCAGAGTAATGCATGCAATGTTAGTCATGAAATGTGCACTCCTTTATCAAAATGACCCATCAAACCCATCTTTTTTCAGCTCCCCAATTTCCAAAGTCAAACTACAAAAAAATAAGCTTTTTTAAGGAAAGCTTTTGGATATACAGTCTGATTCGAACCATTTGGACACAGCTAGACAGACGAAAGCTCACACCACTAAATTGGAAAAGATTGATTGGCTAATCCTCGGACCATCTATAAAGGGTGTCCAAATATTGTTCTATGTTCTCTATGTTGTGTCTgttagtgttgtagtgtgttcactgtgtgtgtatgttgtgttttgtgtgtagtTGTGTCAACGTGAAAAAGCTGTTTACGTGTACATTTAACATTGATCTCACTGAATTAGTAAATCAAACAAAAAACGTACATCAACCGACCAGAATAGGTAGAATTGCAGATCATGGGAAATGCATCAAATTTATAAACACACCTTTTCAAATCAAAAGAAATGAAACATTTTGGACAATTGCAGAGGCTACATTAAGTCCATCACATTACTTATGAGCGTCGTCACCACCAGTTACAAAATTGGATACTAAGAATGGTGTGCTGATACTTGATTGACAAACTGATTTTCTTGATAATTGATGTGGTTCGGTTGACTTACCAAAACACTCTCAAACAAGATGTCGGTGTGATGTTTATGGTTGTTACTGTTGTCACTTTGCCTTCCAACCCCTCTCCAAATAGCTTTTGTGTTCCACTTTGTACACACACTGTTTGAAGGTATAGATCCCAATGTATTCATTTGACACTCAGCTTAAATGAATACATGGGTGTTTTTGATGACAATTTAATTGACCTTATGTGTTGGACCCTAAAGTAGTCACTAAGATGTCTTCACTCTATGTCCCCTGTCTCAaagtaccagtctctaaccacCTTGAACACCAGAGCCCAATGTCACGGGCATCCCTTTAAATGGTCCTCTAGGACTGCCAAGTATCGTACTTTTACTATAGTATTCAGGAGTAATGGCAACACATAGATTACTCTACTACATGTTGCACACATATTTCTATATCACTAGACCAAGTACTAACCTTAATCCACCACATTGCTTTTATAAAGTAACCCTTAAATATAAGGCAGCTGTCTGGTTTGTACCGTCGTCTTGATTGTTGTGCTTTACTGTACATTACTGGCTTGGTAAATTGATAGACCACGTACAAACGCTAGCATatttgtgtgttgctgtgtgtttttAGTGTATGGGCGACAACATCATTTTTTTACGCCCTTTGACCTTTTACCCTTGCCCTCCCATTGACCCCTGTCTTGTGTGCGTTTGCAGGAGAAGACGAGCGCCCTCAGTCTGAGCAACGTTGctggggtcttctacatcctggtcGGCGGACTTGGTTTGGCCATGCTGGTGGCCTTGATTGAGTTCTGTTACAAGTCCCGAGCCGAGGCGAAACGAATGAAGGTGGCAAAGAATGCACAGAGTATTAACCCAACTTCCTCGCAGAATTCACAGAATTTTGCAACTTATAAGGAAGGTTACAACGTATATGGGATCGAAAGTGTAAAAATTTAGGGGGTAGGAACGAGGTCTTCATATAAATTCCCCCAATGCACGCTTTTGGCTTCATCTGTCCCATCCCTGAATGTTGAATATTGAATGAAGAGGTTGGCCAAGTCAGATCGTATGTATTAGTGTTATGATTTGGTAACGAGAGAAAGACTACCCTGTTTGTAGAGTTGACAGTCTTTTGGTTAATTTTAAGTTTCCTTACTATTTAACATCATGATCATGTATGACTGTTGATTGCCATGCTCCTAACCCACCTGTATGTCCCAGTTACACATTCAGTGATACTGCTTGTGATGATCATGCACATCAAGCTATACATGGGCATTTGCATCCATCATTTTGTCATAGCCATGGAAATCAAGTCATATTTGGTTCGCATCTGCATTCTCATATTTGTACATTTAAAATTTTAAGTTTACTAGGTTGGAAGGGCTGTCTGGAACTAACCTGGTTTtattgtgtgtgtctgcacgTGTGCTGGGAaccgtgtctgcgtgtgtgttgcttgtatgtgtatatgtgtgtgttgcttgtctgtgtgtgtacgcatgtgtgtgtatgtgtgatggcttgtgtgtgtatgtttgcacatgtgtgggtgtgtgtgttaggtgacCTTCACGGACGCGATGAGGAGCAAAGCGAGGCTGTCTATAACGGGGAGTACTGGGGAGAACGGCCGTGTGATGACTCCAGAGTTTCCGAAAGCAGTGCATGCGGTACCTTACGTGAGACCTGGCATGGGAATGAACGTCAGCTTGACAGATCTCTCCTGATCGATAAGAACCTTTCGAGTGCCTTACACTGGTTTCAATAGAACAGTTGTCTTTTCCCCCGCCCCTCTTTCTTCGCACTTTCTTTTTCTCGGTCTTCATTGAATGGTTTGAGGGTCCTCACATTATGGTGGCATGAAGACATTTCCTTCTTTTCGCTCTTTATTTCTCACGAAACAAAATGCTCTCCCTCTCGATGGAATTTAATCTCGGGAATAAAAAGTGAGGTCGTTTTTTGTAAACCGGTGACATCATCATTTACTATCTATCTGAGTTTTAGGAGGCTTTATTGACTGTAACAGCTGCTAATGGGAGGTCTGTCATctcaactggggggggggggtgagttaTTGTTTCTGTAGCCTCCACCGCTAACCCCGAGATCCTTCAAGCATACTTGACTTAATTTGCATTGAGATGTGAAATGTCTTTTTCTATAGAAAATTTAAGAAAAACTTATATGGAAAAAATATTTGTATGTATTTTCACAAAATTGCTTTTACATAATCCTGCTTACATACTGGTTGAATATAAACATATTAATGTGTGAGTATAGTGAAATAACAATAGCTTAACATCTTGTAGTTCCATATTTAAAAGCCCAATATGTTGCTAATGGGGTTGAAATGTTTAAATCATGTAATTTATTACTATTGTAAACTTTCCTGTAAATCTTATTCTTTAACATTTGCTGTTGATATAAAATACTTAGCAATGCTTGACATTTAAAATCAATAATTTACCTATGCCTTTTACTTGTTCAAGTGGGTGGCACAATTATGTCTTTTTTTGAATGTTATTTGATTGTTTTGAAGTATTTTGCTGTTTGTATTTCTTTCTGTCAAGGACCAGGGTAGCAGTCCAGTCCATGACATCCCACTCTATTGTATTATATGTTTTGCTGTGAGAGGAAAAGAAACACACAATGGTCAAAATGGTCGTTTAAAAATGCCAAATAGGTAAAGAGTGCCAAAATGTAGTGCCAGTAGGTATGAATATAGTCCTAATATAATCAGTCACTGTCATCCAAGCGAATGTAGTCAATACATTCTGTACGTTTTGTAACAGTTTTATGGCTAAGACATTTTGTACAGTTCTACAAGCTAAGACAGTGATATTTCAACAGCTTTTTTTCTCTTCAGCTTTCAAGTTATCTCAACAGACTTTGTATTAGCCTGAGTGTAAAACTCAGCACTAGTTGCATGTCATTGCCTCAATTACATATTATTTCATTTAACTTTGCTTTTAAAATGTTGACTATATGCGTTTCCATTTTAATGTTGAAGTTGTGAGACTAAATGTTTGAGACTGGAAATAGGACACtagacataatatatatatatattttatattttatatgacaaGTATAAATAATACCTTCTAAAATTGTACAACCCTtcactaattattattatttattttttttacaattacaTGCAGTACTTATTAATGCGGATCATTTGGCGGTGACAGATTTTCAATATCAGTTATTTTGTAGGATACGTTTCCAAGGAAACGTTACATTTTTGGATACAACACAACCCCCAGAAGCTTTTTTTTAGGTAGGAGCTTTGAAACAGCttttacagacacacacctctaatTTAGGCAAACACAGACAGTTTCAGAAAGCCCAATGTTACTTTTGCATTTGAATAACCTGATCTAACACACGATAACCTCCTCTCACATATGTAAAGGGAGCAATGTACTATTGGTATCACTGTTGATTTTTTTTTGTGGTGAACAATACAACAGTATGTTATCGAATCAACCTCATCATCACATATCCAGACTATTCTCACTGACATTTTGTATATGGAATGTGTGCTAACTTGTTTATCTTTGGGACTCTTTCTCAATAAAAAGTGGCTAATCTCTTGTTATCATTCTGGGTGTTGTATCTTAACTTCACCACACTGTATTCTTGGTGTCTTTTAAACGTCTGCTTCTGTCAAGACCATCTAAAACAGTTTATTCAGCAGCATCTCAAATGCTTACATACTAACAAAGTATTCCCTGAAAGAGTTAATTGCAGTTGAAGCATTTCAAACGATCAACGACTTCAGTAATGACATGTTTTTGTCAGTGATGAATACATT is from Oncorhynchus masou masou isolate Uvic2021 chromosome 32, UVic_Omas_1.1, whole genome shotgun sequence and encodes:
- the LOC135526501 gene encoding glutamate receptor 2 isoform X6, whose amino-acid sequence is MPKLMNSSVFFLPVLWGLALGGSQSVQIGGLFPRGADQEYSAFRIGMVQFSTPEFRLTPHIDNLEVANSFAVTNCFCSQFSRGVYAIFGFYDKKSVNTITSFCGTLHVSFITPSFPLDGTHQFIIQMRPDIKGPLLSLIEYYKWDKFAYLYDSDRGLTTLQVVLDTAAERKWQVMAINVGNLKDERKDEAYRSLFQDLENKKERRVILDCEQDKVRDIMEQVITIGRHVKGYHYIIANLGFVDGDLSKIQYGGANVSGFQIVDFDDPLVSKFDQIWEALEEKEYPGADSKIRYTSALTYDSVQVMTEAFRYLHKQRIDIARKGNNGDCLANPAVPWAQGVEIERALKQVRVDGLTGNIQFDQHGKRVNYSVNIMELKNNGPVKIGYWNEVDKMAVTKSDVFPNDTTGMENKTVIVTTILEAPYVMLKKNADLFLDNERYEGYCVDLAAEIAKHCGFKYQLKIVGDGKYGARDAETKIWNGMVGELVYGKADIAVAPLTITLVREEVIDFSKPFMSLGISIMIKKPQKSKPGVFSFLDPLAYEIWMCIVFAYIGVSVVLFLVSRFSPYEWHTEEYEDGQIQTNESTNEFGIFNSLWFSLGAFMRQGCDISPRSLSGRIVGGVWWFFTLIIISSYTANLAAFLTVERMVSPIESAEDLAKQTEISYGTLDSGSTKEFFRRSKIALFDKMWTYMRSAEPSVFVKTTAEGVLRVRKSKGKYAYLLESTMNEYIEQRKPCDTMKVGGNLDSKGYGIATPKGSSLRTPVNLAVLKLSEQGVLDKLKNKWWYDKGECGAKDSGSKEKTSALSLSNVAGVFYILVGGLGLAMLVALIEFCYKSRAEAKRMKVAKNAQSINPTSSQNSQNFATYKEGYNVYGIESVKI
- the LOC135526501 gene encoding glutamate receptor 2 isoform X7, which encodes MPKLMNSSVFFLPVLWGLALGGSQSVQIGGLFPRGADQEYSAFRIGMVQFSTPEFRLTPHIDNLEVANSFAVTNCFCSQFSRGVYAIFGFYDKKSVNTITSFCGTLHVSFITPSFPLDGTHQFIIQMRPDIKGPLLSLIEYYKWDKFAYLYDSDRGLTTLQVVLDTAAERKWQVMAINVGNLKDERKDEAYRSLFQDLENKKERRVILDCEQDKVRDIMEQVITIGRHVKGYHYIIANLGFVDGDLSKIQYGGANVSGFQIVDFDDPLVSKFDQIWEALEEKEYPGADSKIRYTSALTYDSVQVMTEAFRYLHKQRIDIARKGNNGDCLANPAVPWAQGVEIERALKQVRVDGLTGNIQFDQHGKRVNYSVNIMELKNNGPVKIGYWNEVDKMAVTKSDVFPNDTTGMENKTVIVTTILEAPYVMLKKNADLFLDNERYEGYCVDLAAEIAKHCGFKYQLKIVGDGKYGARDAETKIWNGMVGELVYGKADIAVAPLTITLVREEVIDFSKPFMSLGISIMIKKPQKSKPGVFSFLDPLAYEIWMCIVFAYIGVSVVLFLVSRFSPYEWHTEEYEDGQIQTNESTNEFGIFNSLWFSLGAFMRQGCDISPRSLSGRIVGGVWWFFTLIIISSYTANLAAFLTVERMVSPIESAEDLAKQTEISYGTLDSGSTKEFFRRSKIALFDKMWTYMRSAEPSVFVKTTAEGVLRVRKSKGKYAYLLESTMNEYIEQRKPCDTMKVGGNLDSKGYGIATPKGSSLRNAVNLAVLKLNEQGLLDKLKNKWWYDKGECGSGGGDSKNASKPCGIETQ